GGACCCGCGGGCCCGCTCCCCGATCTCCGTTCTGGCGGCCGGTCAGCAGCGACCGGGCAGCACGCGGTCCACGACCACGGCGTCCCCGCTGGTGACGACGAGTCGGGAGTCGACTCCCCTGTCCAGGCTGATCACGTTGATCGACGGCCCCTCACCGGTGACCGAGCCGGAAGCGCGCTGGGTGCCGTTGACGGTGACGGAGTAGCCGACCTCCTGGCCGTCCTTGGCCGTGCTGCTCATCGTCAGCTGCACGGTCGGCTGGGCGTGCTGCAGCACGGCGGGCTCGACCAGCTTCGAGATGAACGGCAAGTCGATGCGCAGGCACTGCACCTGGCCCACCTCGACCTGCAGCGGGGGTGCGGCCCACGCCGTTGCGGCGACCACCGAGCTGCCGGCGGCGAGCGCTCCCAGTGCGGCCAGCGAGACCGCTGTTCCACGACGGATTCCCATGGTCCTACCTCCTGCTCATTGGACTCCGGAGCCGGATCGACGACGAACACCGGGGCTGTCCGCACCGTGCGCATGGCGGGGCCCCGGGACCGCGGCGTCGCTCGACGCGCGCGAAAACCGTTGATGTGAACCGTTTTCTCGGTCCCAGGTCGGAGAACTTGATCGAGATCGATCCTAGTTCGTGATCTGTGGCCCGGCAGTCGGAGATCCGTCATCTGATCGGTTGGGTTGTCCGGCGCGTCCGCCGCTCCGCCTCGTCGGTGCCGCCGCACGCCCCGCGGCGCTGGTGCACCCACGGGAAGGCGGGGCGGCTCCCCCCTGTGTGGGGGCCGACCCGCCTCCGTGTCGGGACGCGGCCTGGGACCGCGGGCCGCTCACCCGCCGGCCACGGCACCGACGACCAGGTAGGGCTCCCGTCCTGCGGCCACCTCCGGCGGCAGCGGGGCGTCCGGCGACTCGTGCGAGAGGTCCTGCTCGCAGGCGAAGAAGCGGATGAAGGCGCGGCGCTGCTGGGTCTCGTGGTCGCGCACGGTCCCGCGCAGCACCGGGTACCGCGCCTCCAGCGCGTCGAGCACCGCGCGCTGGGTCGGTGGCCCGTCGACCTCGACCACGACCTCGCGGTCGGTGATCCCGGCCAGCGTGCGCAGGTGGTTGGGCAGTCTGATGCGGATCATGGCAACGTCTGCACCTCCACGGAGAGCACCGCGGGCAGGTCGCGGACGATCGGCTGCCAGCTGTCGCCGGCGTCGGCCGACACGTAGACCTGGCCGCCGGTGGTGCCGAAGTAGACGCCGCAGTCGTCGAGGGAGTCGACCGCCATCGCGTCGCGCAGCACGTTGACGTAGCAGTGCTCCTGCGGCAGCCCCTGGGTCAGCGGCTCCCACTCGCCGCCACCGGTCCGGCTGCGGTACACCCGCAGCTTCCCCTCCGGCGGGTAGTGCTGCTCGTCGCTCGTGATCGGCACGACGTAGACGGTGTCCGGTTCGTGCGCGTGCACCTCGATCGGGAAGCCGAAGTCCGAGGGCAGGTCGCCGCTGATCTCGTACCAGGACTCGCCCGCGTCGTCGCTGCGCATCACGTCCCAGTGCTTCTGCATGAACAGCACGTCCGGGCGCTCGGGGTGCACGGCCAGCCGGTGCACGCAGTGCCCGACCTCGGCCTCCGGTTCCGGGATGAACTCCGAGCGCAGGCCGCGGTTGATCGGTTTCCAGGTGGTGCCGCCGTCGTCGGTGCGGAAGGCGCCGGCCGCGGAGATCGCGGTGTAGAAGCGGTCGGCGTCGTGCGGCGCCTGGATGATCGTGTGCAGGCACATGCCGCCGGCCCCGGGCTGCCAGCCGGAGGCCGAGCCGTGCCGGCGCAGCCCGGGCAGCTCGTGCCAGCTCGCCCCGCCGTCGGTGGTGCGGAACAGCGCGGCGTCCTCGGCCCCGGCGTAGGCGGTGTCCGGGTCGGTGGGGGACGGTTCGAGGTGCCAGACGCGGGTGAACGTCCACGGCTGCTGGCTGCCGTCGTACCACTGGTGCGTGCCGGTCGCGCCCTCGTAGGCGAAGTGGTTGTCGACGGGCTGCCAGGTGCGGCCGCCGTCGTCGGAGCGCTGGACCTGCTGGCCGAACCATCCCAGCGACGGCGCGGCGTAGAGGCGGTCGGGGGCGGCGGGGGAGCCCGTGAGGTGGTAGACCTCCCACCCGCCGAAGTGCGGACCGCTGATGTCCCAGTCCTGCCGGGTGCCGTCGGCGGTCAGGACGAAGGCACCTTTGCGGGTGCCGACGAGTGCTCTGACGCGGCTCATCGCTCGCTCCCCGTGGTCGTCCGGTCGTCGGTCTCTGCCAGTGACGACTCGCGCCGGACCGAGAACTCATCGGTCCTCACCCGAACGGGTCAGCGGCCGGGCGGTGGGGAGGTGGCGAGGAATTGCCAGGATCCGGTGAGGTCCGACCGGGAACTGCTTAGCTGTGCGAAACTCCTGCGCGCTGAGTGTCCCTTCTCCCCCAGGAGGTTCCGCACGTGCGCACGAGGTCCTTCGTCGCCATCGCCCTGCTCGGTTCGCTCGTCTCCGGCTGCGCCACGGCGCAGGGCGCCGGTCCCGCCGAGCCGCTCCCGAACCTGTCCGACCTCAAGGAGTCCATCGTGGACTACCACGACTCCGGGCGCTGGGACGCCGACATCGCCCGCGCGACCGAGCGCGGTCGGCAGTACCTGGCCCACCGGTTGCGGCAGGGGGTGGACAAGCCCGCGATCGTGCTGGACATCGACGAGACCAGCCTCTCCACCTACGGCTACGAGGTGGACCGCGACTTCGGCTACGACAAGG
This region of Saccharopolyspora hordei genomic DNA includes:
- a CDS encoding WD40/YVTN/BNR-like repeat-containing protein gives rise to the protein MSRVRALVGTRKGAFVLTADGTRQDWDISGPHFGGWEVYHLTGSPAAPDRLYAAPSLGWFGQQVQRSDDGGRTWQPVDNHFAYEGATGTHQWYDGSQQPWTFTRVWHLEPSPTDPDTAYAGAEDAALFRTTDGGASWHELPGLRRHGSASGWQPGAGGMCLHTIIQAPHDADRFYTAISAAGAFRTDDGGTTWKPINRGLRSEFIPEPEAEVGHCVHRLAVHPERPDVLFMQKHWDVMRSDDAGESWYEISGDLPSDFGFPIEVHAHEPDTVYVVPITSDEQHYPPEGKLRVYRSRTGGGEWEPLTQGLPQEHCYVNVLRDAMAVDSLDDCGVYFGTTGGQVYVSADAGDSWQPIVRDLPAVLSVEVQTLP
- a CDS encoding MoaD/ThiS family protein, which gives rise to MIRIRLPNHLRTLAGITDREVVVEVDGPPTQRAVLDALEARYPVLRGTVRDHETQQRRAFIRFFACEQDLSHESPDAPLPPEVAAGREPYLVVGAVAGG